One stretch of Rosistilla oblonga DNA includes these proteins:
- the gluQRS gene encoding tRNA glutamyl-Q(34) synthetase GluQRS, with protein sequence MPQNGPPVGRLAPSPTGAQHLGNARTYILAWLSIRSRGGRVVLRIEDIDSPRVKPWAVQQAIDDLAWLGLDWDEGPDIGGPHQPYIQTQRIDRYSAILDRLREQELLYPCACTRKDIEEAASAPHEAHDGPVYPDTCAGWRVGDPLPESGHFCWRFRSRRQRVSFVDRVAGPQSKIPHAELGDFPVTRKTGEAAYQLAVVADDIAMGITEVCRGDDLLSSTFRQIDLFDALGHPLPQFVHVPLVVGSDGRRLAKRHGDTRLSYFRERGARPESIVGWALWSAGLIESWQPIQPQEFVESFDLDAIAAGETIVAPTDYQKIIDASF encoded by the coding sequence ATGCCGCAGAACGGACCGCCGGTGGGTCGCTTGGCTCCGTCGCCTACCGGGGCGCAGCACCTTGGCAACGCGAGGACTTACATCCTCGCGTGGCTCTCGATCCGCAGTCGCGGCGGCCGCGTGGTGCTCCGCATCGAAGATATCGATTCGCCGCGGGTGAAACCTTGGGCGGTGCAGCAAGCGATCGACGACCTCGCATGGCTGGGGCTCGATTGGGACGAAGGGCCCGACATCGGCGGCCCGCACCAGCCCTATATCCAGACGCAGCGGATCGACCGATACAGCGCGATCTTGGATCGATTGCGAGAGCAGGAGCTCTTGTATCCGTGTGCTTGTACGCGGAAGGATATCGAAGAGGCGGCTTCGGCGCCGCACGAAGCGCACGATGGACCGGTCTATCCCGACACCTGTGCCGGCTGGCGCGTGGGGGATCCGCTGCCCGAGTCCGGCCATTTCTGCTGGCGTTTTCGATCGCGGCGGCAGCGCGTTTCGTTTGTCGATCGCGTCGCGGGGCCGCAATCGAAGATCCCGCATGCGGAGCTGGGCGATTTCCCCGTGACGCGGAAGACCGGCGAAGCGGCTTATCAATTGGCAGTCGTTGCCGACGACATCGCGATGGGAATCACCGAGGTCTGCCGCGGCGACGATCTGCTGTCGAGCACCTTTCGGCAGATCGATCTGTTCGACGCGTTGGGACATCCGCTGCCTCAGTTTGTCCACGTTCCATTGGTGGTCGGCAGCGATGGACGGCGGTTGGCCAAGCGGCATGGCGACACGCGATTGAGCTACTTTCGCGAGCGTGGCGCGCGGCCCGAATCGATCGTCGGCTGGGCGCTTTGGTCGGCGGGACTGATCGAATCGTGGCAACCGATCCAACCGCAAGAGTTTGTCGAATCGTTTGACCTCGACGCGATCGCGGCGGGGGAAACGATCGTCGCGCCGACGGACTACCAGAAAATTATCGACGCCTCATTTTAG